GGCAAGAACCTGGTGGCAATGATGCTGGAAGGGGCCGGTTTCGAGATCATCGATCTCGGCAGCAATGTTGCGACGGAAAAGTTTATTGCCGCGGTCAAAGAGAAACAAGCCCATATTCTGGCCTTGTCAGCTCTCTTGACCACAACCATGCCGGAAATGGCCGTAGTCGTTCAGGAATTGGAGAAGAACGGCCTGCGGACGGCGGTGAAAGTCATGATCGGAGGAGCGCCGGTTTCTCAAAGCTATGCCGATAAGATCGGAGCCGATGGGTATGCGCCGGATGCGGGCATGGCTGTTGAACTGGCTAAATCGCTCATTTCACAATAACATTGCCTCGGATTTGGAATACTGAAATATTTCAAAGATTATATTGACAGTTTCAAATGGATGTG
This Hydrogenispora ethanolica DNA region includes the following protein-coding sequences:
- a CDS encoding corrinoid protein, with product MDLYSQLMTAVTTGRGGEVKKLVEQGLNDGLAATEIINQGLVAGMSIIAEKFKNNEIFVPEVMLAARAMHAGLAILKPLLVGTEHEPLGKVVIGTVKGDQHDIGKNLVAMMLEGAGFEIIDLGSNVATEKFIAAVKEKQAHILALSALLTTTMPEMAVVVQELEKNGLRTAVKVMIGGAPVSQSYADKIGADGYAPDAGMAVELAKSLISQ